The Syngnathus scovelli strain Florida chromosome 19, RoL_Ssco_1.2, whole genome shotgun sequence region AAAAAAGAACCTTCATGGATGAATTACTTACCAATCGATGATTCTTCCTCATCTCACCCTTGGTCTGTAAAACAAATATGTGCCACTCAGGATGGACATATCAACTATTAGCTAATTAAACTTTGACAAATCAACATACATACAGGATTTAATTTCCCGTTGAGCAGCAACAGCAATGTACTCTTCCCAACACCATTCGGGCCAACGATACAAACTGCAGGGAGGTGAGAAAAATCAAGTCAGATTTCTCTCAAATATAGCCAGCCTCATTTAGGTTGAGCACCACACATTGACAAGAACGTGTTGCTGGTTATGAAAACGGAGACAGTATGTCAACTCGGAAACAATGTGctgccttttttgttgttgcaatcTTACTTCTGGATTCCATGTCAATTCCAAAGTCGACATTCCTGAAGAGTGGCTTGTGGCCGTCATAGGAGAAATCGACACCTGGAATACAAAGTGTCATCAGTTTGTTGGAGCCATAGGGGAGCCATAGGGGAGCCGTAGGGGAGCCGTAGGGGAGCCATAGGCGAGCCATAGGGGAGCCATAGGGGAGCCATAGGCGAGCCATAGGCAAGCCATAGGCAAGCCATAGGCAAGCCATAGgctacgtacacacacacagcgtcAGCCTGATGATTGAAATACGGATCGAAACCTTCTTACTATGCAGGCCCAAAATGGGTGGCGAAAGAGGAGGAGGGTTTGGAAAGGTGAACTTGACAGTGTACTCTTTGGGCCGCTTCAGCAGTTCCGTGGCCTCGTGGCTCTCCTCTTCCTGACCCCCCTTCTTCTTGCCTTTCTGTTGTTTTCTGGTGAGCGCTTCTTTTGTCTGCTTctcctggggggaaaaaatttaaatcaacgtGCAAGAGTTGTGAGCGATTTTAGCACTTCAGACGTTCAGATTCAAACTCACAGCCTGTTTGGTGGACTTGCCACCAGCTTTCAGGTCCTTAAGTTTCTTCTCCTGCTTGTCGTATTGTTTCTGGAGCTCCTTTTGCTTCTGGACATACATTTTTTTGAAGGTCACTAGAAAAAGAAATGTTGGGTTAGTCAAGATGGTCTCTGGCCAGCACTAAGCTTAATTGGAGCCATTCAGATTCTTCATTGCCTTGAAGCGTATGGAACATTGTAGCCAATACCTACTACATTTCAAGTGACAGTATGAAAGACTTACAGTAGTTGCCTCTGTAGTAGTAGAGCTTCTGGTTGTCTAGGTGCATGATGTCAGTGCACACGTCATCGAGGAAACTTTGGTCGTGGGAAACTATGAGCAGGGTTTTCTTCCAGCCTTGAAGATAGCTGGAAGGGACATCAAATGAATGAAACGATGTGCCGAACGCCAAGCGTGCTCCTGCTCTTTAGACTACAAGATCCTTGACAGAAACCATCCACTTCATTTTCGTTAGTGACAGGAGCAATCTGTCCCAAACGAAGGATCGTTTGCAGTTCAAGTACCATGTAAAGCTTGAAGCTACCGTTTGACCTAAGGAACATTGGATGTGACTTTCTGCAGAGAATTTCAAAACCTCTGCGCAgcgacagacaggcaggcaggcaggcaggcagaacaCAAAGCTTGAGGAGAATAAGGAAACAAGAGGCGTACTTGTTGAGCCAGATGACGgcattcaggtccaggtggttggtGGGTTCGTCAAGCATCAGTAAGGTGGGCTCCATGAACAGAGCCCTGTGGAAATTGTGTTGGCCATCAATAAGTCTGATCAGTTGGAAACAAGCGGGCTGAGGTGTCTGTCTACCTGGCAAGCGAAACTCTCATTCTCCAACCTCCCGAGAACCTTTTGGTGGGTCGGTTCTGCATCTCGGGGGTAAAGGACAAGCCGGCcaagatccttctggctttggcTTCGGCCGCCGCAGCTCCGATCACCCGCAGCTCCTCGTAGACCTGCCAGCAGATTGCGATCCGGGCTTGACATGGATGGGGTGGCCGTAGTTACGCTCAGGCATGTTTGCTCACCTTGTCTAGTCTGTCCGCCACGCTGTCCTCTCCCTTCTCCAGACGAGCCtgaagctgcttctcctcctggAGCAGCTTCAGGCGGCGAGTGTCGGCCTTCAGCACCGCCTGAACTGCCGGCGTGTCGTCAGCCACCACCTCTGAATGCACCAGCACGTGTGAAGGGGACTGAGCAcagatgagggagggagggagagagaacaTTTCCTCCTACCTTGCTCGCATAGCAACACGTCGATGTTGGGGGGAATGCTCAGAGCTCTGTTGGCGATGTGTTTCAGCAATGTGGTCTTCCCTTTGCTGGAAGAAAACAGTGGCTTCATGCAGCAAAGGATGGATTCCCATTCATACATGACCTCGTTCAAAGGAGAAGCACTTCAATGTACCCACCCGTTTGGTCCGACCAAACCATATCTTCTTCCTGCCACTATGAGGAGATCAGCGTTGACAAAAAGCTCTTTGCCATGGGCAGAAATGCTGAACCTCTCCAGCTACGGAAAACACACAAAGAGGGGAAGTCAGAATTTGTTTAGGAAGCCAACGGTCTCCGGATCGACCGACCTTGATGTCAGACGCGTTCTCTAGCATGGCCTGTCTGGAGGACATTTCAGCTTGGGAAATGGAGAAATCCCCTTCCAAGGCATTCTGGGCACGGAGACTTGCCACTTGACGCTCATACTCCATCTATGAACAAACGGATACGTTAGACTCAAACGACCGAAAGAAAGATTCATCAGACAAATGCCATTTGGAGTCAACATTTATGTTTGACCTCAAATATTTTGGACATCGCTATCGTTCAATATGAAATCCataccatttttttcttcttctttttctccttCTTGCTAAGGTTAGAAAAGGGGTCATcgtcctgctgctgctgtttggcCTGCTCGGCGATGACATCTTCAGCACTCTGCTTTGACGGAGACAAATGTTTGAAgcgccgcagcagcagcagcagcagcagcagcagcagcagcaaaacaaCAACGAGCCAAAGCAATCTCAAGCGCTTCGAACCATCATCATGTCGT contains the following coding sequences:
- the abcf1 gene encoding ATP-binding cassette sub-family F member 1 isoform X2; translation: MPKKGQEEAEWVGDEDQPTTEKAVKKGKKDKKGKKSFFEELQTEEKPEKEVKVPAKDAKQPHKKKKDRRKDKGEDAGKDSDEDVMLKFKKLSAQASDEEDEPVVAPRKGNKKNKGGNIFAALSQGMSGEEDNSDLDQQEEPVKKEAEKGKRKEKAKAKLPENDEDEKPKDKMKAIKKTPVEKSHHDEDEGDNSDDDDMMMSAEDVIAEQAKQQQQDDDPFSNLSKKEKKKKKKMMEYERQVASLRAQNALEGDFSISQAEMSSRQAMLENASDIKLERFSISAHGKELFVNADLLIVAGRRYGLVGPNGKGKTTLLKHIANRALSIPPNIDVLLCEQEVVADDTPAVQAVLKADTRRLKLLQEEKQLQARLEKGEDSVADRLDKVYEELRVIGAAAAEAKARRILAGLSFTPEMQNRPTKRFSGGWRMRVSLARALFMEPTLLMLDEPTNHLDLNAVIWLNNYLQGWKKTLLIVSHDQSFLDDVCTDIMHLDNQKLYYYRGNYLTFKKMYVQKQKELQKQYDKQEKKLKDLKAGGKSTKQAEKQTKEALTRKQQKGKKKGGQEEESHEATELLKRPKEYTVKFTFPNPPPLSPPILGLHSVDFSYDGHKPLFRNVDFGIDMESRICIVGPNGVGKSTLLLLLNGKLNPTKGEMRKNHRLKIGFFNQQYADQLNMEENPTEYLMRNFNLPYQDGRKCLGRFGLESHAHTIQISKLSGGQKARVVFAELSCRQPDVLILDEPTNNLDIESIDALSEAINEYKGAVIIVSHDARLITETQCQLWVVEDYSVNQIDGDFDDYKREVLESLGETMVNKVNP
- the abcf1 gene encoding ATP-binding cassette sub-family F member 1 isoform X3: MPKKGQEEAEWVGDEDQPTTEKAVKKGKKDKKGKKSFFEELQTEEKPEKEVKVPAKDAKQPHKKKKDRRKDKGEDAGKDSDEDVMLKFKKLSAQASDEEDEPVVAPRKGNKKNKGGNIFAALSQGMSGEEDNSDLDQQEEPVKKLPENDEDEKPKDKMKAIKKTPVEKSHHDEDEGDNSDDDDMMMSAEDVIAEQAKQQQQDDDPFSNLSKKEKKKKKKMMEYERQVASLRAQNALEGDFSISQAEMSSRQAMLENASDIKLERFSISAHGKELFVNADLLIVAGRRYGLVGPNGKGKTTLLKHIANRALSIPPNIDVLLCEQEVVADDTPAVQAVLKADTRRLKLLQEEKQLQARLEKGEDSVADRLDKVYEELRVIGAAAAEAKARRILAGLSFTPEMQNRPTKRFSGGWRMRVSLARALFMEPTLLMLDEPTNHLDLNAVIWLNNYLQGWKKTLLIVSHDQSFLDDVCTDIMHLDNQKLYYYRGNYLTFKKMYVQKQKELQKQYDKQEKKLKDLKAGGKSTKQAEKQTKEALTRKQQKGKKKGGQEEESHEATELLKRPKEYTVKFTFPNPPPLSPPILGLHSVDFSYDGHKPLFRNVDFGIDMESRICIVGPNGVGKSTLLLLLNGKLNPTKGEMRKNHRLKIGFFNQQYADQLNMEENPTEYLMRNFNLPYQDGRKCLGRFGLESHAHTIQISKLSGGQKARVVFAELSCRQPDVLILDEPTNNLDIESIDALSEAINEYKGAVIIVSHDARLITETQCQLWVVEDYSVNQIDGDFDDYKREVLESLGETMVNKVNP
- the abcf1 gene encoding ATP-binding cassette sub-family F member 1 isoform X1, which codes for MPKKGQEEAEWVGDEDQPTTEKAVKKGKKDKKGKKSFFEELQTEEKPEKEVKVPAKDAKQPHKKKKDRRKDKGEDAGKDSDEDVMLKFKKLSAQASDEEDEPVVAPRKGNKKNKGGNIFAALSQGMSGEEDNSDLDQQEEPVKKEAEKGKRKEKAKAKVKLPENDEDEKPKDKMKAIKKTPVEKSHHDEDEGDNSDDDDMMMSAEDVIAEQAKQQQQDDDPFSNLSKKEKKKKKKMMEYERQVASLRAQNALEGDFSISQAEMSSRQAMLENASDIKLERFSISAHGKELFVNADLLIVAGRRYGLVGPNGKGKTTLLKHIANRALSIPPNIDVLLCEQEVVADDTPAVQAVLKADTRRLKLLQEEKQLQARLEKGEDSVADRLDKVYEELRVIGAAAAEAKARRILAGLSFTPEMQNRPTKRFSGGWRMRVSLARALFMEPTLLMLDEPTNHLDLNAVIWLNNYLQGWKKTLLIVSHDQSFLDDVCTDIMHLDNQKLYYYRGNYLTFKKMYVQKQKELQKQYDKQEKKLKDLKAGGKSTKQAEKQTKEALTRKQQKGKKKGGQEEESHEATELLKRPKEYTVKFTFPNPPPLSPPILGLHSVDFSYDGHKPLFRNVDFGIDMESRICIVGPNGVGKSTLLLLLNGKLNPTKGEMRKNHRLKIGFFNQQYADQLNMEENPTEYLMRNFNLPYQDGRKCLGRFGLESHAHTIQISKLSGGQKARVVFAELSCRQPDVLILDEPTNNLDIESIDALSEAINEYKGAVIIVSHDARLITETQCQLWVVEDYSVNQIDGDFDDYKREVLESLGETMVNKVNP